From Mycosarcoma maydis chromosome 16, whole genome shotgun sequence, a single genomic window includes:
- a CDS encoding uncharacterized protein (related to LEU3 - Zinc-finger transcription factor) yields the protein MATYSNAPCVADPGSTREEEMGCSSSEDDSASSVRASKPGGSTTHKKVSCQPCRQAKVKCIVSSDSTSNACSRCTKLKRDCFYRTHKRGRKPGKIKLQQILRRVQLLDRTLTEIKLLNNHVNDADAESLVNTLQWQLSRSKFFQRAAVAHADPVEHNHLIHQPEISAPQTTVHEHRDQPHPGFAQNANANANANANANANAQLPLPLENVQRPRSDFNMLVDMEDHASVARVRDEFPTLSNPLKLLAQASSEESERRRMRVSSGSDAGLGRTTSVDLDQPQCANEREQQRAARAGSSSKHDAQPPRKRARSHSASPHTACHMQSATDQTCQVCATTHATSTATMASSNADCTAKVEVELELEVETVASSSNKSWASTYFSRGAFHPVYDNRPEFDPIDQHLLTASQATRLISSFYASFGTFMHIFDPHLSTFGYIRKHSAFLLTVICAISAEFEASTDVEIQQESAVLAPRLRRHYEAMIAWITSGDYKNVEMAQAFFLLASYRPMADSATSDQTWLFLGTAIRIATELGCNLVCYSYTNTPRVADGNQNDHYTRQLRNTERLWINLWNLEKTLASQTGQRMHLADEGVVATCSRWHRMPCSLRQDDVLVAQVELRRLMIEKVDVFHTHVTRTLGSRRRVTTAEAPRTSSDDDTNDTNDPLSSAERDQLSLQLSYFRHSVDMDLKRWQERWLSSSCTLSSAPTPLQITGPLSLDYAALVTYALPLPISYTVDVTSELTQLYRHCYLSCTNYMATFVDRCQRAMMDHITNSTVISTVYAVVFALDLARKAYNQTRTPCHAGQHASAHASNTSNTSNTSNARGVDFGFVSTKRVVNLAKLTAAQLDKIGKAKQGRLGRSVASRYSAFLNGVLARFEVTRDTVSAGASTQVANERAQAVGQVGGGEQTDTGEQAAAVGRGFQAVQTDLPRSTHESDGACAAFSSTQACDFVQPNAADVDPDSDHHLRRVGSHAVAPTSACTRSHAGTRKQGTKASHAYSSNLMFSPDASDAQPATYPTSSTAMPAHMRTASCSAPAPAPAPARATQSWTTTRCSPRFVMPAHHSLPKPTHECIPMQPLSPATWFNQLHTTNATPTQTDPAAQRVSSIDTDPSWEWMMADLDLFSVDGGGGGGEPILDQMARLFG from the coding sequence CGCACAAGAAGGTGTCGTGCCAACCATGTAGACAGGCAAAGGTGAAATGCATCGTCTCGTCTGATTCAACGTCCAACGCATGCAGTCGATGCACCAAGCTGAAGCGAGACTGCTTCTATCGCACGCACAAGCGTGGTCGCAAACCAGGCAAAATCAAACTCCAGCAGATCCTCCGTCGCGTCCAGCTCCTCGATCGCACGCTCACCGAGATCAAGCTTCTCAACAACCACGTAAACGACGCAGATGCAGAATCGCTCGTCAACACCCTACAGTGGCAGctgagcagaagcaagtTCTTCCAGCGTGCAGCCGTGGCACATGCAGATCCAGTCGAGCACAACCATCTCATCCACCAACCCGAAATCAGTGCTCCCCAAACAACCGTGCAcgagcatcgagatcaacCGCACCCCGGCTTCGCTCAGAACGCAAATGCGAATGCAAATGCAAATGCAAATGCAAATGCAAATGCGCAGCTACCTTTACCGCTCGAAAATGTACAACGACCTCGGTCGGATTTCAACATGCTGGTCGATATGGAAGATCACGCTTCAGTCGCTCGGGTCCGCGACGAATTTCCGACGCTCAGCAACCCACTCAAGTTGCTGGCGCAGGCGAGTAgcgaggagagcgagagacgCAGGATGCGTGTATCGTCGGGTTCAGATGCAGGCCTAGGGCGGACGACGAGTGTTGATCTCGATCAACCGCAATGCGCCAACGAGCGCGAGCAACAACGAGCAGCACGTGCTGGTTCATCATCAAAACATGATGCCCAACCACCAAGGAAAAGGGCCAGGTCTCATTCGGCCTCTCCACACACGGCTTGTCACATGCAGTCTGCAACCGATCAAACATGTCAAGTCTGCGCCACAACACATGCAACTAGTACGGCCACGATGGCATCATCGAATGCCGACTGCACAGCcaaggtcgaggtcgagctcgagctcgaggtcGAAACAgtggcaagctcgtcgaacaAGTCGTGGGCGTCGACGTACTTCTCGCGTGGCGCGTTCCACCCGGTGTACGACAATCGACCGGAATTCGATCCGATCGATCAGCATCTGCTGACCGCCTCGCAAGCGACACGATtgatctcgagcttctATGCGAGTTTCGGCACTTTTATGCACATCTTTGATCCGCATCTTTCGACGTTTGGCTATATCCGCAAGCACTCTGCGTTTCTGCTGACGGTGATCTGCGCGATTTCGGCTGAGTTCGAAGCATCGACTGATGTCGAGATTCAACAAGAATCCGCCGTGCTCGCACCGCGCCTGCGCAGGCACTACGAAGCTATGATCGCGTGGATCACGAGTGGAGACTATAAAAACGTCGAGATGGCACAGGCATTTTTCTTGCTGGCGAGCTATCGACCAATGGCGGACAGCGCAACGTCGGACCAGACATGGTTATTCTTGGGTACCGCGATCCGCATCGCCACAGAGCTCGGCTGCAATCTGGTGTGCTACTCGTACACCAACACGCCGCGCGTCGCCGACGGCAACCAGAACGATCACTATACACGACAGTTGCGTAACACCGAGCGTCTGTGGATCAATCTCTGGAACCTCGAAAAGACGCTCGCGAGCCAGACCGGTCAGAGAATGCACCTAGCCGATGAAGGCGTTGTGGCCACGTGCAGTAGGTGGCATCGGATGCCGTGCAGTTTGAGGCAGGACGACGTGTTAGTGGCACAGGTCGAGTTGAGAAGGCTCATGATCGAGAAGGTGGATGTATTTCATACGCATGTTACGCGAACTTTGGGGTCTCGAAGACGAGTCACCACCGCCGAAGCACCTCGGACCAGCTCTGATGACGACACCAACGACACCAACGATCCACTGAGCTCCGCGGAGCGCGATCAACTCTCGTTGCAGCTGAGTTATTTTCGACACTCGGTTGACATGGACCTGAAACGGTGGCAAGAACGATGGCTCTCGTCATCTTGCACGTTGTCTAGCGCGCCAACACCGTTGCAGATCACAGGTCCACTCTCGCTCGACTACGCAGCACTGGTCACATAtgcgctgccgctgccCATCTCGTACACGGTAGATGTGACAAGTGAACTGACACAGCTGTACCGCCACTGCTACCTCAGTTGCACCAACTACATGGCCACATTTGTCGATCGATGTCAACGCGCCATGATGGACCACATTACCAACAGCACCGTGATCTCGACCGTATACGCCGTCGTATTTGCGCTCGATCTGGCAAGGAAGGCGTACAATCAAACACGTACACCATGCCATGCTGGCCAGCACGCCAGTGCGCATGCGAGCAACACGAGCAACACGAGCAACACGAGCAACGCGAGAGGCGTCGATTTCGGCTTCGTCTCGACTAAGCGTGTCGTGAATCTGGCCAAGCTGACAGCGGCGCAGCTGGACAAGATCGGCAAAGCGAAGCAGGGGAGGCTCGGAAGAAGCGTTGCGAGTAGGTACAGCGCGTTTTTGAACGGTGTATTGGCGAGGTTCGAGGTGACGCGTGACACGGTGAGTGCGGGTGCAAGCACGCAAGTGGCAAACGAGAGAGCTCAAGCTGTTGGTCAAGTCGGGGGCGGAGAGCAAACAGATACAGGAGaacaagcagctgctgttggaCGCGGATTTCAGGCCGTCCAAACCGACTTGCCGCGTAGCACTCACGAAAGCGATGGTGCGTGTGCCGCTTTCTCGTCGACACAAGCGTGCGATTTCGTACAGCCCAACGCGGCGGATGTGGACCCGGATTCGGACCACCACCTGAGGCGCGTTGGCAGTCATGCTGTGGCACCGACATCGGCCTGCACACGTTCTCACGCCGGCACGCGCAAGCAGGGGACCAAAGCGTCGCATGCCTATTCGTCCAACCTGATGTTCTCTCCTGATGCGTCTGATGCGCAGCCAGCCACGTATCCtacgagcagcacagccaTGCCAGCACACATGCGCACTGCATCGTGCAgcgctcctgctcctgcgcCTGCTCCTGCGCGCGCCACACAGAGTTGGACGACCACACGCTGCTCACCACGCTTCGTAATGCCGGCGCATCACTCGTTACCAAAGCCCACTCACGAATGCATCCCCATGCAGCCACTTTCTCCCGCAACCTGGTTCAATCAGTTGCACACCACGAACGCCACGCCTACACAGACAGACCCCGCCGCGCAACGCGTTTCGTCCATCGACACCGATCCATCGTGGGAGTGGATGATGGCCGACCTGGACTTGTTCAGCGTAgacggcggcggtggcggtggagaaCCGATCTTGGACCAGATGGCCCGACTGTTTGGTTGA
- a CDS encoding dolichyl-diphosphooligosaccharide--protein glycotransferase subunit OST1 (related to Dolichyl-diphosphooligosaccharide--protein glycosyltransferase 67 kDa subunit precursor) yields MRSTTLLVLLFTLLAACLPLVYAAALPNPDEWTNTNYFKQIDLAGSTSYTLTTLNVKPKSSNSTAASGTSASTLPYHFLLSAHEAQHLSWSRLTVKPALDSELASTSELKGGARPVISLQRLGEVDGDAYKSVLFEAQIPTTVLGADGATLSLETALNHITLPLPSTVKQTDPQLFLWSGDAAVRSPYTTENARIKVKAASPNILSFTPSDATKSGSIVTYGPFENVAAFVANTATDQGTVHFQADTPRATIVSLDRTAEISHWGDALSITDRILLRNSGPTLKGHFSRIEHQMASFYKRGAGSALSSLSFTLPAGVKDAWFIDQIGNVSTSRFRASKPNAELVTLSTGVPTSQAVASKMSLLELQPRFPLLGGWNYTFSIGYTLALSTGWTKRIAGTHEYVTAVPLFTPLKDVAADCVSTTIVLPERSTRISIQLPFDMDTVDHSITKTYLDTIGRPALKVHKQNCSPHHAQLVYVKYTLSHTANMSKVAAVAAVTALLFLATAVLQRVQTNIG; encoded by the coding sequence ATGAGGAGTACCACcctgttggtgctgctgttcacgctgcttgcagcgtgcttgcctttggtgtacgcagcagcacttcCAAACCCGGACGAGTGGACCAACACCAACTACTTTAAACAGATCGATCTCGCCGGTTCCACATCGTATACGCTCACCACGCTCAACGTCAAGCCAAAATCCTCGAATTCGACTGCCGCTAGTGGCACTAGCGCGTCGACGTTGCCGTACCACTTTCTGCTGAGCGCACACGAGGCACAGCATCTATCGTGGAGTCGATTGACGGTCAAGCCTGCGCTCGATTCGGAACTCGCTTCGACCTCCGAGTTGAAGGGTGGTGCTCGACCGGTCATCTCGCTGCAACGCCTGGGCGAGGTCGACGGCGATGCGTACAAGAGTGTGCTGTTCGAGGCGCAAATTCCGACCACGGTTCTGGGCGCAGACGGTGCAACGCTTTCACTGGAAACGGCTCTCAATCACATCACTCTTCCGTTGCCAAGTACGGTCAAGCAGACGGATCCGCAGCTGTTCTTGTGGTCAGGAGATGCTGCCGTCCGCTCTCCCTACACGACTGAAAACGCAAGGATCAAGGTCAAAGCAGCTTCGCCCAACATCCTATCCTTCACACCGTCCGACGCGACCAAGTCCGGGTCGATCGTCACGTACGGTCCGTTTGAAAACGTTGCCGCGTTCGTTGCCAACACTGCCACCGATCAAGGCACCGTGCACTTCCAAGCAGACACACCACGAGCAACGATTGTGTCTCTGGATCGAACCGCCGAGATCAGCCACTGGGGCGACGCGCTCTCGATCACCGACCGAATCCTCCTGCGCAATTCCGGTCCGACGCTCAAAGGCCATTTTTCGCGAATCGAACACCAGATGGCTTCCTTCTACAAACGCGGTGCGGGCTCGGCGCTCTCTTCGCTCTCGTTCACGCTGCCTGCCGGCGTCAAGGATGCTTGGTTCATCGACCAGATTGGAAACGTCTCGACATCTCGATTCCGCGCATCGAAACCCAACGCGGAGCTGGTGACGCTCTCCACTGGTGTACCCACCTCACAGGCGGTGGCGTCCAAAATGTCGCTGCTTGAACTGCAACCGAGGTTCCCGCTGCTTGGCGGATGGAACTACACGTTTAGCATCGGCTACACTCTTGCGCTGTCTACAGGCTGGACGAAACGCATCGCGGGTACACATGAGTACGTCACCGCGGTGCCACTGTTCACGCCGTTGAAGGATGTCGCGGCGGATTGCGTGTCGACGACCATCGTGCTCCCCGAACGCTCGAcgcgcatctcgatccaACTGCCGTTTGACATGGACACTGTCGATCACAGCATCACAAAGACGTACCTCGACACCATCGGTCGTCCAGCACTCAAGGTGCACAAGCAAAACTGCTCGCCTCATCACGCACAGCTTGTATACGTCAAGTACACTTTGTCGCACACAGCCAACATGTCCAAGGTCGCCGCAGTCGCTGCAGTGACAGCCTTGCTATTCCTCGCCACCGCCGTCCTGCAGAGAGTGCAGACCAACATTGGTTGA